In Gracilinanus agilis isolate LMUSP501 chromosome 1, AgileGrace, whole genome shotgun sequence, the sequence TATCAGAAACCCTCCCTGTGCATTTTTCTTGTTGGGCTGTCCTTTAGGTGTTACCCTAAGTGCCTTCTTGAGACAGTGGGTAGTGCCAAATTCAGCCTGACCCCAAACAAACATCCCCCTTTTAGGAATCCATTCATACTTTTTTGAGGACTGAGAGGCCAGGGTTCTGCTTCTCTAGAACTTTTTAGCCAAAAGTCAAGTGGCTTAGAGGACCAAAGTGAGCCAATTTGGCTTGTGAATAAAAGAATGTAAAGGAGAACCATGGAGAATGGCTCTTTGGGCAAGAGAGACAAACTAATCCAGGGTTTCCAAAAGCTTCTCAGTGCCAGGCTGCACCCTGAGGATTGTTATTCTACTGTGGGCTAACAAAGAGGCCTTTAGCTTGACAGGCAGATCAACCTATAATTACAGCAAATGCAGAAACCTCTATTACCTCTTTTCCTTTATTCAGAGATGCTTCATCGACACACTAAGCCCTCCAAAAGGGATTATCTTTTTGTTTATTGAAATCATATGTGTCAGTATTGTAAATAGGAATGACGGTGGTGTGGAGGGTGTGTGTGTAGATGAGAAATCCTGTTTTTGATTGTCGCCACCAGCAAAAAACTTATTTCTTCATTCTTGTTAATATTGTACATCTCTCTGTATTTATGACAAGTAACAATACTAAATGGTGCAAATTTGTCTAAGAATTTAATGTTTAAACATTTAAGTggaaaaaatggacataataaaatACCTACTATTTAATATGCTTAGAAAGTAATTGCAAAGAAATCAGATTTTTACTCGGAGAACAAAAAGTAAACTTGTGCCAGAACCAAGAGACAACATCAGGCTTCTCTACACTGGCACCAGCTGGAATAGACTTAGCTTACACAACCCTGAGTACACGGTTCCTGTTGTCTTGCTATGTGTTTCCCTAGACAAGTAAGCAAATCCTACCTCCAACCCCAGTGTGAGTTATGGCGCCATTCTGATCACCAGGCCTAGGACGGAGACCACAAAACTGGGGTCTCTTATAATAGCACAACTCACGAGTGTAGTCACAATAGGAAAAGACATATAAGTAAAATACTTAAAAGgatttcaaaagtaaaataaagccAGATGAATTGGAATGGCTCAAGAGGGAAGAGCCATAATATGTACCTCCTCACAATCACATTTCTGTCCTATGTCTTCCAGTTGGATTTACCTCATCATTAATGCTCAGGAGCTTCACTTAATACAAGCCTAACCCATGGAAGCACTCTAAATTCGAGTCCCCCAGCATGTGCTGGATCACGTCAGCACCTCACCCCGAGAGGAGGCCAGCCTCTTTCTCAACTAGCCGGCTGACCATCCTCAGGGCCAGAGGCAAGGATGTGTTAGTGTCAAGATGATACCGTGGGTTAGACACTTCTACAGATGGTGTCAGGACAAACTGAGCCACACTTGGCATTTTCAATAAGTTCATCAACTCGGTGGCCCTGGTCAGGATAGTCTCTGTGTCCTCCTCACTATATGTAGAGGTCATGGCAGGACTCTGAGCAAAAGATCTCATCTTGGACAGGAATAAGGAAACCCTAAGAAAAACACATAGAAATGACATAGTATTAGAATTGAAAAGGGCTTCAGAAGTCAACAAAGTACAAGTACCTTCTCATTTCACAGGAGAAAATTCAAGCCAAGAAAGACTGTGCCTGAAATCACACAGTGAATTAGTGAGGGGGTCTGGGTTGGACCCCTGCTCTCCTTATTTCTAAGCCTGTGTTCTGGTGTCCAATCAGGAGGAGAAACACCTATGGCAACACCAACTTACAAAAGCATAGATTTTACTTTGAGAAACAGAGCCCAAACTAAGTTACTCATTCGACTAGAGGTCATTGAGACAGAGGGCACATATCAAAGACAATTTTAGTAAAGGAACAGTTAACTTGCAGCAAAATAACTACAAACCATTTCCCacaaaacctttttctttttcccacttccCAATAATATACCTAGGAATCAGATCTTGGCTCCGAGAGGCTAGTTTGGTCAGAGTGGTCATAAGAACTGTGATTACTCGTGGGCAGCATTTGGGAAGTGTGGCAGAGGGACGAAACTGGGTAATTTCAAACAGCAAGGCTTCCAGGGTTTCAAAGAATTTGTTGATCAGTTCCACAGTGCACCGCCTATCATAGAGCACAGACAGGTATTCTCCAACTGCCCAGACCTTTAAACAAATGCAGAAAGCGATTAGGAGGAACCTTGATTCACCCATCCGGATGggctatatatattttctcaaaaCAAAACACCACCCAATGCTGTCTGGCAAATAAGTGACACGGCAGATGGGTAGGCTGCAGCTAAGCATGTTCCTTACCACATGGGTGAATATGCTCTCTTTGCTGTGGATATTGCGGATGGTTCCTGTGAACTCCAGTAGTTCCTTAGACAGTTCAACCACAAGAGAAGGGTGTAGCTTACACAGGACCAGAAGCTGGGAACTCATTACTCTGCCAGGAAAGAGGTGGTCAAATAATCAATTGACATTTATTGTGATTTAACATTATGCTCCATAAAATAGGCTCGAGGCAAGGAACATTTGCCATGGAGCAGTATGTAattttatataatgtaatataaccacctgtgatttttttttccccctactatCTTCTGTAGTGCCTCACTCCAAGACTAAAGCAAATATGCCTAGTTTcatataatgaattaaaaaaaaaatagggaaggcAATACTCAATTTCAAAGCAAGTTCTATGGCTGTGGATCCCCACCCCCAGTTTAATCCTTGAATATGTGTAGATGCGAAGATAGGACAAACAAGGGAACTGTCCAGATTTGTAGCTTTGGGAAAGGCAAGATGGGAATGAGGGAGACCACTCAAAATTCTGGGAAGACTGTGATTCAGAATCCAGAGCCTCATTACAAACTAGATCATTAAGAccttaggtggcacaatgggtagaaaGCCAGGCCTTGAGTTGGGAcaacccaggttcaaatatggccccagacatttcctggctgtgtaaccttaggcaagtcacttaaccccaattgcctcatgCCATGCTGCTTTTCTATCTTCTTATTCATAGAatatatggttaaaaaaaaaaaaagacctctggGGTATTTTGCACATTTATTCTCTAATAGCCTGTTAACAGGCTGGGTCTGTCTTGGAAAGTTTTTAAATCTTCACTTTAGTCATCCCAGGTGCATATTAACACAAAGAACTGACACAACCTTTTCTCCTGGGCACCAATCTACAGCTGAAATGAAAACATTGAGTTGTTTCCATAGCAACAAGAGAATAGTATTTACTTATCCAGTAATGGTAATATGTGATGACATCCATCTTGGCTTTCTATATCAAACCATTAAGGACATGAACTGCAGTTTATGAAAAATTAACAGATTTGCCTTTCTACTGCAGTGTCCTGATAACAGACAACATGAAGACAAAGGCAAGGAGATAAGAATGAGCATTGGTATATATGAAAAGGACACTAAGACCAACTAAGAGAAATTGGGTTTTGCTAGAGAgtaataagatttaaaattagagaAGGTTCTAACTGCCAATATCAGGAAGGGAGCCAAGGTGGCAGCTTAGTAGCAACAAAAGCTGGAACTGCTCAGAGAATCCTCCCAAACCAagcttaaaataatgcctcaaagtGACTGACGTCATAGAACCATCAAGGAGATGGATCGGATTGAAGGGACTCTCCGGCAGAAAACAACTAAATGCCAATATAAATGTTTGATCTTTAAGGCAACAAGAAATTATTGTGGTTTCTTGCAAAGgagaaataacaatgaaaatactCTTCATTAAGGTTTAATCCAGAATGGGTTTTaagtttagaaagagaaactggaGAGGCTATTGCCTAGgtgtgaaggaaaaaaatcttttagttGTTGGTTGTTGGAATGAAAACAAGGAAGAGCAAACCCAAGAAACACTTGTTCAGGAACAAAAAACAGGCTATGAAGATGTAACTGAAGGGATTAGAAGTCTGACACTTGGAAGTTTACTTGCCTAGGAAACTGAGCTAAAGGTAGTACCATTCATAGGAATGGGGAAGTCGGTAATGGCTATCTGAGGAATTTGAGATGACAACACAAGTGGAATAAGAAGCGGTTTGGAGTGAACTCTGGAAGCACTCAGCTCTGTAAGTGTGAAGAGGTCAAGGACAGAATCCTGGAAAAGGTAATTAGGAATCTGGAAAGTTAGGTAAGGAGACAAAAGGAACAGCGGAAGAGACCTACCTATGCACAGCAGCTTTAAACTGTGGAACATCAAAGAGCAAACCACTTCTTTCCAATAGTAGCACTGCCAGCTGGTTTATCAATGTTCCATCTGCAAACTGAAGTGCAATATTGCCACAATGAACACCTGCAATCAACTACTAAACATGAGACAAAATGTACATGTGACAGAGTCCCTGTCCTTTAGTAACATACTTAAAGGAATGTTTGCTTAACAGTATTGGGGGGAAACATGCTAAGTGCAAAGAAAGGCAGTTCCTGGCCCCCAAAGACAATAAAACAAGTATGCAGGCAACTATAAGATATACCAGAACATAAATGCTCAAGAGAGGCCCAAAGTGCTGtggacaaagagaaaagagatccCTTCCCGTTGGGGTAATTAGGGAATTCCATGAATGAAATGGCATTTCAATTAAAACCTTAAAAATGGTAACCGATCTATTTGGCTCACGAAGAGATTTCATGTTAGGACACTGTAAGGTATGTGAGCAGGTAGCCTGAAATTATAACAGGAAGAACCATGAATGCCAGGATGAGAACTCTAGGTAGGTAAGAAGAAGCCATTGAAAGTTTTTAAGAAGGGAAATTCTATAACTGCcaaagaatagaagagaaaaacaatatcTGGGAGGAGAGGCTTACCTCAGTCACCACTGTAAAGAAAAGCTGTATTAAAATGGGGACAGTCTCTGCACACTGTATGACTCGGGCACAGCCAGCCATGGGCTTCAGCAGTTCATGGAGTGGAGCCAACCTATGAGCAATAATCACTATCAGATCTGCAATAATCAGTGAGTCATAATTAAATTTAGTCACATTCCAAGCCAGTGTGCCCCACAGACTTGCACTtacatagcttttaaaaaatgtatactcaCAAGAATTCTAAAGGTACTAATGGTATCATTTATGGAATATCTAGGTAATCTcaaggcaaagaagaaagaaatcgaACAAGTTAATTCTGCTGCATCTATAGGTTTAGTGGTCAGTAGAGAAAACTTAGATTAatggtttagaatattttttagaCTACCttgattggtttttttttcctcattagcATAGAAAATAGTCTAGCCAAAAAGGCAAAAAGGGAAATACAGACCCAGACATTTCAGTCACCATTCACTAGAGATACCTCCCCTTCTGAGGCCCCACAAATACCTCTCTCCTCAACTTTTGGTCCTGCAGCCTTGATTAAGATTTTCTTCTGCAcatattttcctaaagctcatGTGTCCCAGCATCTCTGAGACAACAACTGAGAAAGCCCTACCGCTGTTGCCATCCTTGAGAACTTTCTCACCACTGCAAATGAACCAGGGAGCCAGCCTTACCCCTCTATGAAGCCCTTGGCTTTTGGGCGCAGCAAATACTGAAAGAGAGCCTGATGGTGAGGATCTCGAAAACCATCCAAACAGCTGGTGGGCTTTACGCTGGGATCCCAGAGAGGCTTCTCGGCTGTAGGAAATGATGACCTAATCACCAAAACACCCAAATCCCAGAAAAAACAAGACAGACTGAGGTCATGAACTCTTCTTCACATGTCGGGATTTTGGGAAGTCATTACTAGAACCATCCTAATAGAATCTCCTGTGGAGACTGCTCTAAGGCTGGTGGATCATATTCATTCTCACTGCAACTCCCTGCTCTTTATCTACTCTGGCCCTGGCACCATTCAGGGTCTTTCCTAAAACCCAGAAATTGCTAGTATCTTCTTCCTCCCTACCTTACATATTACTTTGCAATTAATTACTCTGTTTTGTATTTGCCTATCTGAGAgcagaaattgtttttttatCTGTATCCTTAGCATAATGTCTAACATTgaatatgtttaataaatactgcaGTTTGTTGAATTAAGAAGAGATATAACACGATCAATTTAATAGAAAGCTTCCAGCCAAACTGTAACATTTCCTTTATTCCATATTTGCTGCCTTCTCAAGACATACTTTTAATCCTCTATTTCACTTAAGTGGCCAGGATGCTCCCTGAGGGAGCAAGAATTTCACTTGTTTCAGGTAAGATAATCCATGAAAACCTAGCAGAAAAAGGCCAATTTCACTGAAAGCAATCCAAAGCCCAAGTTTTGTAAGGCATGCTTCAATGCAGCAGCATTAGCAAGAGACAGGATGTTTCCAGAAACAAGGAGGTAGATATCTGGACTCACCTAAGATATAGGTCTAGAGCAGCAGTCAAACATGGCAAGTCAAGAAGGACATGGAGCATCTCAATGGCTGTGCTGGCATCAATGAAAACAGGAAGGATATCCACAAATTCTGAGATCAAGGATGCACTATTCCATGCCAAGAACTAGTGGGAAAAAAACAAGACTGGTCAAGTGTTTAAGCATGTGATGGACATTCCCAGTTGGAGCCAAAGATTCAAAACAAAATCATTAGGATTTACACATATGTTGTAGCTTGGCATACCATTGATTGAAATGATTTTAGGTAAGTCACAACTATTCCAACAATATCTAAATACTGAACCTCTATCTTCAATAAAACTGACACTAAGGTAAAAGTTTTTCATTGAAAATACACATAAAATGtttgaataaaaatacaacactaacaagtcatatttaaaatatactagAGGTTTTCTATCCAAATTATGTTATAAATCATTCTCTAAAATGAGTCCTCTCTTAATTTATATGTGTAATCTAGATTTACCCAAAAGGTAAGAATTATTTAAAGTAGGGCCTGATCCCACAGGTTTATAGATATACATTCAGAATTCTTGACAAGTTCAAAAACATACCCATTATACATGACACCTATAAAAGCGAATGAATAACAGTGCACTTACACACTTGGTTTTAGCCCAAAAAGGTTCCTGTTCTTTGCAGGTCCTGCTTCAACAAAGTGGGAACTAGTACACATCAGCATACCTTGAAGAGGTTTGGGAAGCTTGATTTGAAGATGCTGAGGTTTCCACTGAAAAAGTGAATGTTGTCCCTGCAGAACTGGATGAACTCAAAGGCCAGCAATGAGTTATAGAATAACTCTGAAGGGATGTTGGTAAACAAATGCTGATAAACTGCTTCTGAATCAACTGCTGCTGCTTCACCTAGAGAATGTATCAGGCAAAATGGTGAATTGGGAGCCagtgattttgagcaagtcaccCTCTCAGGTCTGCTTATTAGCTGTTACTCTTTAACAagtaagtcattttacttttctggaGCTCAATTTGTGCGTCTATATTAAGGTGGAGTGGTTGGACTTGGGTActgttctaagattcctttcagttctaacattttatttatagttCTATGTGGACTCAGTAGGGATGATTATGATGAGTTAGTCAGTTAAAGAACATCTATATCTTGATTCCTTAACTTTTAGAAGTTTGGCCAGTTTCAAATCGTAGGTGTACATACATGAAAGGGTCAGAAAAAGCAGtgcttggggcagctaggaggaACAGTGACTAcagcactaggcttggagtcaggaagacccaaggttcaaatctggtctcagatactttctagctgggtgaccctaggcaagtcattcaaccctttttgcctagcccttgcccttctgtcttaagagctattactaagacagaaagtatgggttttaaaaaaagcaaaagcaatgcTACTGTAAtatttctgaaatttaaaaaggTCAATATACCATGCAAAGAtaacttttctttctaaatttaataaataggtagggtcttttttttttttaaggaaactgaagtatcTGAAAATTCTGGAAATCATTATTCATTCTGGCAAAATAGGCATTTTCAAATCCAATTGTGCTTCAAAAGGAGATATAATTATAACCATGACTAAAaccatatatacagatatatatggatatatgttaCACACAACAGGTGAGAACTGAATGTGTTATATTGTCCCCTGTCCTTCATAGTAAAGGGGCTTCTGACCTGGTAGTCAATAGGACATTCATTTTGGCTcattctctaggcctcagtttcctcagctgttaaatgaagaaattagactGGACAattgtcccttctagctctaactctatAATTGTATAGGTAGAACATGCCTCAGTCAGAAGGCAGCctcagagacccaaagatgacTTAGTCCAGCCAATTTGGCCTTCTTACTATTTCTAAATCCTGTTTCCACACCTTTAGAGTGGTCATTTCCTATGCCTGAAATGGAGTGGACTAAATGTGTTTTCACTTGTAGTTCCTGAAGTTTGTCTTTCAAAACTCATCTCACGCATGATCCCCCTCCTATACAAGGCTTTTCCTGGCTTGCCCCCCTCTCCACCCACTTCACCATCTTTTCTCAGAATCACCATCTACCTATTTTGCATCTGCTTATGTAGTTATTTATTCTCTCCCCAAATAGAATACAGAAAAGCTATGGGTTAGTCATCCTGAGCaaagattatataaaataaggtcaaaagcaaaacatttccTCACTGTGATTCAAGAAGAACTGAGCGACTGGCAACAGGGCTTGAACATAAGCCAAGTCTCCACAAAGCCGGCCATGTAAAGTCTTTAGGCAAGACAGAGTCCGGTACATGAAGGAGGAATCCTGCCTACAGAGTAGATCCAATATAATCACAGCTTCAACCAGACACTGCATAAAAAACAGAATACCCTCATCAGAGCAAGATGAATGTGACTTTAGTATCCCCTCACCAATCCTGCCCACCTATTTTATAAGGGTACTTACAGCCTTTTGCAATTCACAGTCTGGTTTCTTCAGGGCTCCTggttgaaaaaaaacaaacaaattaagcTCATTTACTTCCTCCAAATCACTCATGGAGAATAAGCAAGCAATAATCGTTCAATGAAAAAAGGATCTCCATTCTCAATATTactaaatgattaaaatataagaattcatctcatgttttttaaaccttctaaATATACAGCCTCTGATAGAAGCTAAAAGTTGAAAGGCACATAGTAAAGATAGGATATTATGGAGTCTGAGAACAATGACAATTCTTGCATCACATTTCACATAGGGGGTTTCCTAGAAAGAAGGGGGGGGAGTAGGCCCCAAGGGAAGATAGGAAACAAAACTCATTAATCAACAATTAAGAGAACTCTCTTTACTCcttggaatttttaatttcttttctttaaaaataaaaagaaaatgaaattcatgCAAGCACACTGTCATCGGTAAGTCAAGTAGAGGTCTTCCCCATCCCTGTCATTTCTAAATGAATATCTCTTTGGAGATATGTGTATATCCGTGCTTTGCAAACTTCTGAAATGCTAAGCATCTTAAGAACACTGGTTATGTTGATTTTCAGTACAGTGTTCTTTATGGATCCCAGGGATAACACATCACTAGAGCTACACAAGGTGATTTAAGATGTCTTCTGACCAGCTTTAATGACATAATCATAactaaaataatttgtttcccCTAATACCTGACTTATAGAGCATTATCAGATTTAAAACCCAATCCAAGATTATGAGCCCTAGAAAGCTTCCCTTGGTCAAAACTATAagttccaaagagatcataaacttTTACGTTTCATTAGAGAAGGCCTGTCTGAAAATATGAAAACCAGAGAAAACACAACTCACTCCGATTACTCTGCTCAATGAGTCTCTGGCAGTATTCAAAGGCATTTTCTCGCAGGCGTTCCTTTGGGGGAAGTAAGCGACTGGAGGTGGAAGTAGCAGAGACCATAGACATAATAGAACCCTCCAGCTCTGATTTATCATCTGCTGGGGAAAAAAGAACATAGATTTCACAGTACTAGTAATCAACTCTACTCACATCCTCAGTCAAGGAAATACAATCTACCAATTTAAAGAGACAACACATTGAAACTaatgaggcaaaaagaaaaatgtcaaagatCTAACAAGTTTCCAAGAAAATTCAGTGACTAACAATCactaaatacaaaaagaagccaCCTTTGTGTGTCTCTTCCTCTAACTATTAGGtttctgacattttttcataaaactttgGCTGAATGATACACTAGGGTTCAAGCTTTCTCCCGATCATGGATGGATTTAAAGACtggtttatatattttaaacaaatcatATGCTACACAGCATAAAGTATAAAGCATCTTCAACCAGTGTCACTCATTAACCTGACTAAGAACACTCATCAAGACCAGTTTTACAGATTCCTATCCCTTCCAGCCCTCAAGCATATACTACTGTTTTACTAATTGTGGGTATCTTTCTGAAAAGGCTACCAAATGCTAACTGTGTGGGAAGTCATCAATAAGgcaaattttatttcctttagagTTTGATATCGATGCTATCACCCTTATCCTCAAGGACTCCAAAAGCCCATACCTGAATCTGGACTCTCTGTTCCATCATTCCCGCTATATAGTAACCATTTACGCAGCATAGAGAAGGCCTGCATGTTTAACCACTGATCTTCAGTGTAGT encodes:
- the AP5Z1 gene encoding AP-5 complex subunit zeta-1, with protein sequence MFTAGTESFLRQAREIQDEELKKFCVRITGLLQKEDLGNETTDCLQRLFLIVSATKYRKLEKKFVELLLSAIVPKSPEQVQVLCAAILREISPFEDLTLFYDHIQNTKLLSLMSSVLLAQGNKRDEVRDVGLRVTKILESRQPEGQSLRYLLPVLSKVITLSPKVFKEDQINLLNKRLIDWLRYASIQQGVAQVSGGFFSNPRARQPGPITEVDGAVATDFFTVLSVGQHYTEDQWLNMQAFSMLRKWLLYSGNDGTESPDSDDKSELEGSIMSMVSATSTSSRLLPPKERLRENAFEYCQRLIEQSNRRALKKPDCELQKACLVEAVIILDLLCRQDSSFMYRTLSCLKTLHGRLCGDLAYVQALLPVAQFFLNHSEAAAVDSEAVYQHLFTNIPSELFYNSLLAFEFIQFCRDNIHFFSGNLSIFKSSFPNLFKFLAWNSASLISEFVDILPVFIDASTAIEMLHVLLDLPCLTAALDLYLRSSFPTAEKPLWDPSVKPTSCLDGFRDPHHQALFQYLLRPKAKGFIEGLAPLHELLKPMAGCARVIQCAETVPILIQLFFTVVTEFADGTLINQLAVLLLERSGLLFDVPQFKAAVHRVMSSQLLVLCKLHPSLVVELSKELLEFTGTIRNIHSKESIFTHVVWAVGEYLSVLYDRRCTVELINKFFETLEALLFEITQFRPSATLPKCCPRVITVLMTTLTKLASRSQDLIPRVSLFLSKMRSFAQSPAMTSTYSEEDTETILTRATELMNLLKMPSVAQFVLTPSVEVSNPRYHLDTNTSLPLALRMVSRLVEKEAGLLSG